The DNA segment AGTTATGGTTGCAGAGTTTAGTGACAGTGAGCTGTCTGGCTCCCCTAGAAGCTGTATTTTGTCATATTTCTGAATGACTGTATAGACTGATACTTCATAGCgcagaaaaaagatgaaagacaTTACCTACTCCTCAAACACTGCGAGAATCTTTATTCCCTTTTCTCGCAACTGGACATAAAATTTCATAGCTAGATGATCAGATGTTGATATGGAAGAGGCAGACATGCATACACAGTATCACTGCAAACTTATTTTGCTTCATACTTTCATCATTACTACAATTTAACATTCAGAGaataatttactttaaaagaacCCTTAAGCTGATCATTGGAACAAGGCTAAAATGCAAACTaatttgcagcagaaaaaataCAGGATTCCTCTTGTACAATTAACGCTTCTCTGAAACATAGCATCAGCATTCTACAGCAATAAAATGACATCACTTTGTTACACTTAGAGCCCCAAGAGTTACGCAGTGGTTTTGATCACCATTttggctgcaggaaagctgaggCATGTAATCTGTCAAGTCAATAAAGCATCTGTGTCAGAAAATGGTCTATGATTCGGAAATCCATGGCTTGAAGTTGTTGATTCCAGCTGATGTAGCATGTATCTGTGATCTTTTAAGTTGCTTAAAATTCTATTTATACAAAGGAAGACTAAGCTAAGTGGCTGAGCGGGTTTCACTTTTCACCTGACATTGATGAATTAAAGGCAGCAGTTTGCCTTCCTCATGAAGCCTTTGAGTATCTGTAGCACCTCCAACGAAAGACCCATTGACAAACACTCTTGGGACctataaagaaaatgaaaattgtgTTAAGTTACTTGGATAAAAGATAAAAACCTAAGCGACCCCACATGGACTGTAGTATACACACAACAGTTGAGTTTTTACATATGCATATTTAATACTACTGTACAATTCAtacatttctgtaatatttaCAGAGATAGGAAACTGTTCACATACCCCTCAAAAGGGGCATAAAGTCAGTATATGGGAGATTGTATTAAAATAACTGAGTCAAGTGAAACtatataaaattaagaaattacaAGGTTTATATGCACCTATACAAATGAAAACTGACTTTGGTATCTCAAAGTGGCACCCTCAGAGGAGGGTCTCAATAGGCAGAGACAGTACAGAACCTTTCTGCAGTACCCTGTATTTAATTTATGCTCTTGTATCCCAAGTTTACGTGtcttgaaaaagcaaagaacttgATATGGTCATAACTCATGAGAAACAAGTGTAGTGTAAGTTCTTACTTGTTACATGCAAGAATATATACTTACGGTTCTGCCACCGGTCATCTGCTCAAGAATGTCTTGGATTTGACTTCCATTTGTATTCATGTCCAGTTCCACAGCTGTATAATTCACATTTATACTCTCAAAAAGCTTTTTTGCCATTCTGCAGTAGGAGCATGTTGTTTTGGAGAAAATCACCACACAGTTGTCTGAAATAATCTCCTGTATGCTCAAAAGAGTGTTGAAGTCAgcgtgttttgtttttaagtcaGTGTATTTCAACAGTATCAAGCAGtcatgaaaacaaatgcagaagttATAAGTCTGCTATTACAGTAACaaataatggaaaattattCTGTAACAGGCTTTCTGGagtatttttaaacaggaaCAACTGAGGAGTTCTCAGCCATGCTACAGAATGGCTGGCTATTTTGAATTGTTTTCCAAAACATTGTacttttttctcactttttaagGTAAAGTGAAAAGCTAGTTAAGCTTCTAAATTTCCCTTAATTCTAATCTAGAGCCACAAGAATCTTAAGGTGAGGAATGAACTATTACTCTTTAAAAACAAGGAGCGGAACAACAATTTCCTCTATTAAGGCATCTGTTAAGATGGCATCTTCTGTATGGTGAGTGTAAAACATATCCACCCTACATCTGTTTTGAAGCCTCTGTGGTGGTCTAACACCTCTTTTAGGGATGTATCTCatacttcagaagaaaagttGCTTCCTACCTGACTACTAAGAAAGTCAGGCTTTTCACCTCAAAAAGTTCAAAAGCACTTGGCCAGATCCCAAAGAGTGTCTGCACAAGTGCAATAAGCAGTGAGATGCAACTTTAGCAGTTTGCAGAGCTACAAGGAACATAAAAGTGACTTCTCTTGCTCCGCGTGAGCTTTTCAGTTAAAGGCATGCTCTTTTCTTTGAGTAGAGTACCAGGAATCAGTTAAAACTGAGCAGTACCTCATTTTCAGGAATGCAATGATCTTGTGGGAGCAGAGAAACAGAGGAGAGTTTGctgggggtcgagcatgggcgcttgaacaggcctacagcaagctgtgagaaagtgaacttatgaccccaggttaaaagaagaagaagtgtcaagatcagcaaaacaggaatgcaataacaagatgtcagtaattgcagaagcatgatgtaacgctaagctgaagcgaaggtgtgaaaccaatcaggagaggtaaaggggagcatgtatccctcgtgggcaaagcaaagcagccaatcaagtaatgcgtgatcgcgtgtaagacagtatattaagagcagccttgtaatcaataaacggagcattttgtgaacctacatcgtatcggtgttttctcccctccacctggctgcGGCAAGAGTTGACATTAACAATTGCTatgagcagcactgctggcactTGTGAAGCTGTGTCTGACCTGGACTTGACTCCAAAAGGGAGAATGATTGTGAGGCATGTGTTATTACTTTCATGCAATGGTGCCAATCCTGAGCCCACTTTAGCTCTGCAGTCACAGACCTCCTACAATTTGCCAAACAAGCTGTATCTCCTTGAACTATTTAGTACAACTTTCCCTGTCCATCAAGTAAGCAGGATGTGCTGGTGGCAACGAGAATGAcaaaaggtttatttcttttttccacctctGTGGAAATTGTACTTAATGCTCTACAGAGTGTTCTTTCTCTTAAATTAATGATCTTGCAATTTTCTTATAAACTGGCTATGAAGAGCAGTGGTTTACGCTGAGGAGGCCACTAAGCTGAAGTCCAAGGATTGAACTTGGGACCAACCacactttctttctttactgtaaatTCAGCCATTTCAGGCCATGGTTTATTATCAGGAAGTTTACTCTAAAAAACAACTTACTCTTTAGATGTTTAAACTTTACTTAATGACAGTCATTTTCTGAGACTTGGTCCCCAGTATTGATAGCAGTACTGAATTTAAATACAGGTCTGCAAAAGATGTAAAATGGAGGCAGCCTAGGAAGATCAAGTTCCAGGGCTGTGGATAAATAAGTAATGCTGGCAGTATTACTAAACATAAGAATTAGGTTGAACATGTAAAACTGTTTACAGAATTTCTTTGTGTAAATCAGAAGAGCTTTTAAGTAACTatggctttcagaaatgttgaaaaaaaataattgcattaatGATGTTACCTGTATTTGATTCACAGTGGCATCATTAGACAATCCCACAGTAGTCTGATCATTCCCCATTCTAAAACTAAAGAGATAAAGTCAGATACTTGAGCTTTCAAACAAATgacatattttatatttcacgAATTAAAGGTTGACTTTGTACTGTTTTAACAAGCAATGTAATTTCTGCATTATGTGTcatttttctgcagctgcagtacCCACAGTCATGCTAGTTCTCACATgcctgcaggaagagaaaaatggagagATGGATGGTGCAAACtataaaaataaccaaaactgCTGTTTCAGTAAGACAAAaacttccccccaccccccataaTACAGACACAAGTGCCAAATCCGGCACCGGGCTGTGCTCAGCCTCACCACCCAACTCTACGGGAAAGGCACTCTCGTTTTCATGAGTGGAGTGAGTTCAACAGACGTGCTCCTCAGAGGCCTGCGCGCCCCGATACCGGCCGCCTCCCCGGCCCGACAAAGCCCAGGCGGCCCTGGTGCCTGCCGTTCCGATGCAGAAAGGCTGCTCCACCGAGAGCAAGCGTTCAAACGCCAAAAAGACTTAAAACAGGATCAGTACCAGGCCCAATGTTGCGGCAGACAGTTCCGGCCCCGCGGCTCCCGATCGCACCTACCGACTGACGGACTGAGCGACCTGGCCACAACCAAGCCCCGGCACCATCCGTCGCAACGCCCCCTGGAGGGCCATGGCCGCCAAGAGGAAGGGGCGGGCCTTTTCCTTAGTCCTCACGGCGATCCGACGCCGCTCGGAGGTCCCCGCACCGCCTCTTAGGGAGCGTAGGGCTGCCCGGCAGGCTGCCGGCGTCCTGAGGTGCCTCTGGCAGGGGCACGCCCAGAGGCCGACGGGTCCTTCCAGTGAGGGTGCAGAGCCGATATATTTTCTTAATCAGTTTGTTGTGTGGTGTTTTAACGGCTTACTCTTGTCAGAATTAAACTGTGCCTTTGTGTTTGATAAAGCAgctattttcctcttttatatCCTCCCCTTTGTACACACgtttgaggtgtttttttttctgacctgCAGTCTGAAGTGCGTACACTGCCTTCTTGCAGAAGCTCCTGCCCGATTGTTTCGAGGCGCTGCTGGCCCGGTGTTACCGGCCAAGAGCTGCCTAGCCGGGGTGCGGGTGGCACAGGCGGGCACCTGGGCTGCAACTGCTAACGTGACGCCGAACAGGAGTGCTGCTTTCTGCGCCTGCCCGACACCGCGGTGCGGTGTGGATTCTGCCCATACCGGGCCAGCACGACACCACCGGCCACGAACCGGTTGTGACCCCCTGCGCCCCTCGCAATCCCCCTCACGAGGATACGGGTGCACCCACAGGCGCTAAGGCCGTGACGATGCTGCCGCGCAGGGGCACCATGATAGTGAGGGGCGACGTCGCCCAGCGGCCGTTACGCTCCCGCTGCCCATCGGAGGGCCGGTGTAGGCCCGGCGTGCAGAGTGTCCGGTTGGCAATGGCTTTGGGAGAGCCTGTGCCATCGATGTCTTTGACTCTCTTTGCGCTCGTGGAGAACCCCACCACTCTAAGCCGGGCTCAGACAGCAGCCTCAGAAACGGTGCGGCTAAAGCCTTAACCAAATCAGCTGGGTGCCACCCTGAGGGCGGGGTCGCGTCGCTCCACGGCACCCGGTTCTGCGTCGCCCCCTGGAGGCGGCGGAGGTAGTAGTGTTACTCAGGCGTTCGCGGTGGGCAGCCCGGGTCCTGTCGGAGGGGTCCTCGCGCAGCTAAGTGGAGGAGCCGGAGCGGCAGCGGCCGGTGGCTGCGGTGCGAAAATGGCGGACGTGCTGAGCGTGCTGCGGCAGTACAACACGCAGAAGAAGGAGATTGTGGTGAAGGGGGATGAGGTGATTTTCGGCGAGTTTTCCTGGCCCAAGAATGTCAAGACCAACTATGTCATCTGGGGGTGAGCGGCGGGGCCATGGCGGGAGGCGGGCGGCCGTTCGCCCGGGGAAGAAACGGGCGCGGGGTGGAGGAAGAAGTTGCCCTGAAGTTGTGGGGGACCGCCTGGGAAGCGGGGAGGGGGGTCGTGACTCCTGTTGTCTCCTGTTGCCTTGTAGGGAGCTGGGTGGGCGGGTGGTCTGGCTGCCACCTCCCGGTAGGGCCCCTCGGGAGCTCACCGGGGCTGTGCGCTCCTTCTCCGCCTGGGTGCTGTGTCCCGGTGGGGTGTCCAGTGGCCGCTCCACTGGTGCCCTGCACGTCGGGGAGGGCGATACCCTTCCACTGTGCTGTTGGCAGCGCGGTAGGTCAGGGAGGTATCGCTGGTCCCTTCGGGAAGGTTCCCAGAACCCCGCCCGGTGCCCCTGCCCCGCGTCGGAAGAGCAGCGGGTCCGCGGTGCGGCCTTGTATTGGCTCTTGGCCTGTGTGTGCCACCTGGGGAGACTGGGGGGTCGCAGCGTGGCTGGGTCTTGCGGGCTCATGCGATGAGATAGAAAGAGGTAGCTTCTCCAagtttttttaatctgtatgtAAAATAGAGGTTATGTGCTTACTGGTTTAGTTTATCCGGGCTACTTTTAATTTCCTGGATCTTTGCTCTGCTACAGGAAAATCAGTGAGGTCCAAATCTAGGCTCCCTCTGTGTTCCCTGCCAGCCTTGTTGAACTATGGTGGTTCATTGCTCCTCAGCTGCTTCGAGCTGAGGCTTCTTCCTGCACTGGACCTAATGCAAACTGGTCTTCTCATAATAAACAATCAGAGACAGCATTTCTGTTGGCTAAATCCTTGTATAAggttaaatgcttatttttagaaaacttCTAGAAAAGGAGGCTTTGTACCTGTTGAATTTTCTGGTATGGTATGTATTGCTTGCAGTGCAAGACAgcttttcattctcctttcttctgaatttcttctgaattcttctgaattaaaaacaagcagcCGTTTGCTTTTAGTGTCCTAACAGAAGGATTCAATGAATCTCTTTTAAgcccaagagaaaaaaaaaaaaacaacaacttaTTGTTAAGTAACAGGTAGTGAATGTTTGAGGTACTGATCAAAATCAAGCCCGATGGACAATCAGAAGAATCTGCAGATTTctcaaacaaaaccccaccctTCTACTTTAGTCTATAATCAGGGATTATTTTGTTTAGCTTTCATAGCTATGATAAGAATTTAAGTATTGAACCAATATCCTGATTTTtagtttgagaaaaaaaaaaccctttttgtTGAAGTAAACTTATGGACAGATTTATTGTAAGACTGATTCTACATTGTGTTCTGTTTAAAACTAGAAATGTGCTATTTTACTACTTGGCTCAAGCTTTCAGAAGCTCATTTtagatttatttgctttttctgggTGAGGGGTGAATACTGATAGCTagactgaagaagaaaaatatttggataAGAAGTTAAGTTTTCAAATTCTTGAAAAGTCTTCTCTGCTGAGAACAATTAGACAATTGTGATGGTTTCCTTGCTGCAAGTTGATTTTTCCCAAGCAGTTGTAAGTAATAGTTAGCCAGAGACACAAGTTGCATTGCTCTTCTGTAGGGAACAGAGAAACAGATATACTAGCCTAACTCTACTGCTGCAGAGCAACAGCTGTAACCTCATAATATCTGTGTTCTCAGCCTTTCCGGCAGATGTGTTGTAGGATTTGgagattttttgttgtttggcttGTGTGAAGTAAGTTAACTAGCTACTTGGTTTAGACCACTGGTGTCTGAACTTTTGGTAGGATCAGACCACTATCAATTCACAGTGTTTCTTGTGAACCACCATGGAATTATTTGTGTCTAATTACATTGAAGACACTGTAAAAATGAGACCAGTTATGCAAGCCATACTCAGTAGCTTTGACACCACAGTTTATAGGCTGTTAATTTATGTAATTTCCAGACTTATGCAGGGATTTATGAGAAACACTTCCAAAAACTTTTGTATTCAGGTCACTTGATGGGATCCAAACTACAGTTACACTGAGCAGTTCTTAGTGGCTTAGTCTTTCATGAAGCAAATTCTGATTTCTCTTCTAGGTGTCAACAGTGTGGTTGCTGTAATTGCATCTCAGCTGCCAGACTGGAGAGATTAATGCAAGTCCAACTGCCATGGTGGCATTCTGTCCCTGCTAGAATTAGAAGTAGTGGTCCCACTAGACATTTAAGACTGTGGCTCCTTAAGCAGCTAAGCTGGCAGAAGTCAGCAGCACTGCCTTGCACTGCCTTCTCTCTGTGGTAGCACAAGTGTCAACCAAGCAGTGAATTGGTCTGAGAAATAGAGCCAAGTTCAAAGTAAcccagaggggaaggaaaaaaaaaagggggcagaaattaaatttaatccAGGTTAGTCTCCAGATAATAATTGTGTGAGTGCTCTTGCTGACACATGAAGGCTAGATGGTCTATGATTAggcattttgtgtgttttgatcTAATAGCCCTTCTAAGGAAGCAGTCAGTCTAACAGAGAAACTTTGCTTTGTTTACCCATTAGAGAGGCTTGTACAGCTGAGTTTTAAACCAGTGAGCAGCTGGTCATGGGTATAATAATTTGTGTGATACTCTGCATGCCTagtcttgtatttttaaagtttactGTCTCATCCATGAAAGAAAGTAGGTCTCTAGTACCTCTATAAAAAGTCATGCTTTGAAacatgaaagaggaaataaagcatttaGAAATGGACTCCTGGTACCCACAAGTTGAGGGGAAATGGATGAGCAGGAAATAAATTTCCAGTGTTAAAAACAAGCACGTGAAACTCCTGGAGTTTAAgctggagttttgtttgtttaagaaATGCAATTCTTAATAACTGTTAAAGCAAAAATGTAACTAATGAACTTCTTAGGGTTCAAATCTcaagatttttgttgtttttttttttttgtcttaataaTGCTGTTACTGAATATAGAAAATAagataattaatttatttggcTACTTGAGATGTTTGTGAATTGAACAAAGCAATTGGACCTCTGGGTCAGcttgcttttaattcttttttgttgAGTGGGTTCTTTATATCTGGAAaatctgaagggggctaaaaGTTATGCCTAAATGTCAGCTTAGGCTTAGATTTTCTCCTTGCATGCAACTGCTTGTCCATCTAAAGCTCTCCCTTTAATGTGCAATATCTTGTCCTCCTAATAAAGCATCCTCTTAGAACTGTAATGAGCACGGGgatttcttgtgtgtgtgtctttagTGATGAAGTATAAGATGTGCCCTGCTGAGCTTTGGCAATGCCTGTAGCTTTGTAATACTGTATCTTCAAATTAATAGATAACTGTTCAGTACTTGTTTTCTAACTTATGCCATTTGTTGCTAAATGTTGCTAAAGCTTGAATAGATGACTAGCTGGACTTTTTATATTACGTGCAATGGATATGGCATGCTTCAAAGAAATTATGAGTTATTCTGAAGTGAGATAATCTAAAATGTTGGGTTTAAAATGAAGTGACAGCTGTATCATGTGACATAGGGTTCACTTCAGAGCCAAGCATATGTGGACTAAACTTATGGTTGTACCAATGCTCAGAATATGTTCAGATAT comes from the Melopsittacus undulatus isolate bMelUnd1 chromosome 6, bMelUnd1.mat.Z, whole genome shotgun sequence genome and includes:
- the GLRX2 gene encoding glutaredoxin 2 isoform X1, whose translation is MALQGALRRMVPGLGCGQVAQSVSRFRMGNDQTTVGLSNDATVNQIQEIISDNCVVIFSKTTCSYCRMAKKLFESINVNYTAVELDMNTNGSQIQDILEQMTGGRTVPRVFVNGSFVGGATDTQRLHEEGKLLPLIHQCQVKSETRSAT
- the GLRX2 gene encoding glutaredoxin 2 isoform X2 is translated as MGNDQTTVGLSNDATVNQIQEIISDNCVVIFSKTTCSYCRMAKKLFESINVNYTAVELDMNTNGSQIQDILEQMTGGRTVPRVFVNGSFVGGATDTQRLHEEGKLLPLIHQCQVKSETRSAT